The following proteins come from a genomic window of Malus domestica chromosome 02, GDT2T_hap1:
- the LOC103424268 gene encoding GDP-mannose 4,6 dehydratase 1 codes for MASEIDTARSGSLTSNGSAPDPPEHRKVALITGITGQDGSYLTEFLIEKGYDVYGLIRRSSNFNTQRINHIYIDPHNAHKARMKLHYADLSDASSLRRWLDTIAPNEVYNLAAQSHVAVSFEIPDYTADVVATGSLRLLEAVRSHIAATGRTDIKYYQAGSSEMFGATPPPQSETTPFHPRSPYAVSKCAAHWYTVNYREAYGLFACNGILFNHESPRRGESFVTRKITRAVGRIKEGLQSKLFLGNLQASRDWGFAGDYVEAMWMMLQQEKPDDYVVATEESHTVEEFLEVSFGYVGLNWRDHVVIDKRYLRPSEVDNLKGDASKAKKVLGWKPKVGFQQLVKMMVDEDVELAKREKVLVDAGYMDSQQQP; via the coding sequence ATGGCATCCGAAATCGACACCGCCAGATCCGGATCCTTAACCTCCAACGGCTCCGCCCCTGATCCGCCGGAGCACCGCAAGGTCGCACTCATCACCGGCATCACCGGCCAAGACGGCTCCTACCTCACCGAATTCCTCATCGAAAAAGGCTACGACGTCTACGGCCTGATCCGACGCTCCTCCAACTTCAACACCCAGCGCATCAACCACATCTACATCGACCCCCACAACGCCCACAAGGCCCGCATGAAGCTCCACTACGCCGACCTCAGCGACGCCTCCTCCCTCCGCCGCTGGCTCGACACCATCGCCCCCAATGAGGTCTACAACCTCGCCGCCCAATCCCACGTCGCCGTCTCGTTTGAGATCCCCGATTACACCGCCGACGTCGTCGCCACTGGCTCCCTCCGCCTCCTCGAGGCCGTCCGCTCCCACATCGCCGCCACCGGGCGCACCGACATTAAGTACTACCAGGCTGGGTCGTCCGAGATGTTCGGGGCCACCCCGCCTCCCCAGTCCGAAACGACGCCGTTCCACCCCCGATCCCCTTACGCCGTCTCGAAATGTGCGGCGCATTGGTACACCGTGAACTACCGTGAGGCCTACGGACTGTTCGCGTGCAACGGCATTCTGTTCAACCACGAGTCGCCGCGGCGGGGGGAGAGTTTTGTGACCCGGAAGATCACCCGGGCCGTGGGTCGGATCAAAGAGGGATTGCAGAGCAAGCTGTTCTTGGGAAATCTGCAGGCGTCGAGGGACTGGGGTTTCGCCGGGGACTACGTGGAGGCGATGTGGATGATGCTGCAGCAGGAGAAGCCGGACGACTACGTGGTGGCGACGGAGGAGTCGCACACGGTGGAGGAGTTCCTGGAGGTATCGTTTGGGTACGTCGGATTGAACTGGAGAGACCACGTGGTGATCGATAAGAGGTACCTGCGGCCGTCGGAGGTGGATAATCTGAAAGGGGATGCGAGCAAGGCGAAGAAGGTGCTGGGTTGGAAGCCGAAAGTTGGGTTTCAGCAGCTGGTGAAGATGATGGTGGATGAAGACGTTGAATTGGCCAAGAGGGAGAAGGTGCTTGTGGATGCTGGGTACATGGATTCTCAGCAACAGCCTTGA